TTCAGAACTGAATAAACGTGATGTTCTTAATAATGATGGCACCATTTCCTAAGGTTATCACAGCCTGCCACAGAGCTGAATTCTGATATCTATTATCATATTTGTGCAATTTCATTTATTACAAAAGGAGAGCTAAGCTGGGATAACTCAGTCAGTCGAAGGGAGCAAGGCCTGCAAAATGATGTTCTGAAGCTTGTTTTTGACAAGAGGGACAATATTGAAGCAATTTCAGAAATGCAATCAGAAACATTTTAGCTTTTACTCATGGCGCTGAGAAAAAAGCACCTTGCAATCCTTGCTTTACTATTAAAATGtacactgctgctgtttgttttactttcccAAACAGCTTTTACACCTGAGTCCTTTAtaatacattatatatattgCAACAACAGTAGTTGAAAAGATTATAATTGTAAAGGGCAGGTTGGCTTTGGCTGGAGCACCTGATACTGTTTTCCTTAGTGCTAATGCCACAGAACAGGCACAGCTTGCAATCTACATAGAACTGCTAATAACCAGCTGCACTAACAGCACCTGCTTGTGGATGgacctgaggaaaaaaagctcaTGTTCAGATCTGCAGCTGTATTTCTTGCATTCTGCCAATAAGCAGCAAGGTACCTGAACTAGAGGCAACTTTACTCTTAAAACACACCCAACAAAGAGCTAACAGGGAAGGCACATTTTGGAATATATAGAAATCAACGCACAAAAACTGTCAGGAAGTTTTCTTTGCACGTTATGCTCTTTATTGCAAAAATTCAGCAGAATACCTTGCACTTACTTTCATTAATTTGTTAAATTgattaattttcattcttttcattaatTAAGCTTTCAATAATATCAAGGTAAAGAAAAACTAGATAGTTTTCCCACTGGCAGATTTATAGATGTAACTTacttttcagtgctttatttATTCATGTACTGCTTTTACAAACCTTAGTCTGGGCAATTCCTTCCCTATCACCACATTAACTTTCAGTGATAGGTTTTAACCCGTTTGAGGCCACCCAGAAGCAGCACAGGGACAGGTGGTGGCCCAACTCTGATACATCTGAAGCCAACAGGAGGACAAGTAATTGTTTTACATAGTTTGTGTTCCACTGATCCTAATACGGAATTACCCAGTCTAGAgacaaatgattaaaaaatatatctggAAAAGATCAGTAAGAGTGATCTGAGAGATGAGAATTATTTAATGGTGTTCAATTAGGatcagattattatttttatattagaaTTGGCATATATCGCTTACCGTGTGCACTGGGAGATTTGGGTTTATCGGGACTGTGAAACGGCTATGGTCTATATGACTATTTGCTCTGTATTACAGTCAGGGGAGACACTTCTAATGGAGACAAAGCAATTGGCACTGAAGTGCACGTCTGTCACGACAGGCGATAGCCAGCTAAGCACAACCCTAGCGCGGCAGCTTACATGTTGGTGTTAGCGGTGGATGTCAGCCACTCCCCCGCCAGGCCGATCATGTCCAGGCCCGTGGACAGCTGATTGAAGAAGCGCGGGTGACCTGAAAGGGAATGAGAGCAGCTCAGAGCGGCTCCGCCAGCTCCGCAGCCCCGAGTTTATCCCGTCTGCCGCAAATGGCTGCACTCGCGACACCGCCGACAACGCTTCCTAAACAACTGCATAAATGTAAGAGCGTTAGCATCACGTTAATGGACATTTCCATCACGAGAGCCCCTCAGCGCTCACCGGCACTGCCCGCGCGATTTGGGGCGCTATGCCAGGAGCCACCCCGCCATCTCCCACCGCCTTCCGAGGGAGCCGTGCCCGGGCCGCGGCTCCGGGAGGGGAACGGCACCGCCGTGCCAGCGAGGAGCTGACGGGACGGCAGCGGGGCTCCGTGCTCAGCGCAGTGCCAGCGCACGGGCACCGCGTCGGGACCTGGATGGATAGGCGGCTCCCGGGAACGGGCTGAACTCCGCGGGGTTCCCGTACTGATGATTCCTGGGATTTCATTCTCTTTTGCATTAAACGTCTGATgaacataaagaagaaaaactgcaaattcAGTGTCATTTATGCTCTCATTTACCTAATGATATTGCTCCCCGGAGGTACAGACAGCTCGCATTTCATCAAATGAAGGAGATTACGTCTTAAAAACGTGTTTCTGGGCTCTGCTAACAGCGGGACAGCACGGGCCCGGCAGGTCCACTTCCATTGTCTGGGGCGGCCCGACTGGAGCGTCCCGCGGGGCAGAGAGCAGCCTCAGAGCGCCCGGCCGTCTGAATGACCCGACCCGGTACTGTGCGGGAACCCACCTGTCCGCACCCCGTACTTAAGCGTGTCCCGGCAGTCCACCAGAATCTGCTCCAGGGACTCGGGGTTGTCCGATAGCTCCAGGTTGAAGCCCTCCATGCCCTCCAGCAGCTGGTGCGGATGGTGAAAGTCCAGCACTTTGGTGGATCTGTCAAACGTCTTCCTCACGTAGTTGAGGAGTATGTCCACGACCTCCAGCAGGAACTGCATGGTCTGCTCCTCACCATTCTTAGCGGGCAGCAAATCTGCGGGCAAAGCAGCCGTCAGCTCCCGCTTAGGGAGCGAGAGGCGGAGGTGAAGAGTCCCCGGCCGCCCACAGCCATCTCGGCTCCTGGGAGCCGCGGCCCCGGCTCAGCGCTGCCGGAGGGGATGGAGGCACGGCGGAGCCTTGGCTACCTGGGACTGCTGAGGCCAATCGCCCGTTGGGGAACGGGTCCACGGGAATGAGCGGCAGTGCACTGCTACTGGCTGCTCGCCTCCCAGAAGCACCCAAACCCCAGTTACAACAACCTCTTCCCCACCCTCCTCATCTCCGGTCCTATACTAGCAGCCACAGGCCGTTTATTGCTGATGTACTGAagggaaaattaattaaatacgAAATTGCGCTCTTCCTGCGAGCTGCCTCTGGAGTGACCCCGAAGGAacagctggagctgagctgaaGACGATCAGCCCAAAGTACAGCAAATTGCATTTCAAAAAAACTTTAAAGCACCGCCAGCGCGGCTCTCAGCGAACACACACTGACGGCTTTCTCCAAAGCTCCCCAGTGAGCAGCAGCCCGGGCTGAGGCTGGCAAGGGagcctggagctgcaggagcgcTTACCTCGGGCATACAGGTTGGAGAAGTCCGTCTCGGTGCGGCGGAACCGGGCTTCCCGCTCGCTGTTCTCGCACGCCAGCAGGTTCTTGGAAGACTGCCGCTCCTTCAGGGAGCCGACGATCCGGCCTTTGTCTTCCAGGCTGTTGGTCCTCTGCAGGAACCCTACATCGTTATTGCAAGGTGCACAGGTCAGGGTTTTCTCGCTTCCCAACATGTTTTGAAATACCTACAGCAGCTCTCTAGCTAACAGTTCAAAGCAGCGTTTGCTCTGGATCTGACTAATGAGGTCAGGAATAAGAGTATTTATGGGGCTTATTTGCCTCCAGGAGGGGAGCTCAAAATGCCATCAACTGCAAAAACCCAGCCatgcaaaaaacaaatttttgtcACTTAGTGCAGTGGTACATTCTTATTAAGTCGATCAGACAGATTCCACTTCAGTAATCAGCCACTGGAAGAGAGTTCAGGATGAGTCAATGCTATTTCAGCCTGCAGGCGAAGTTTATGGACCTAACAGACAGGGGCAATGATGTATGATGAAAATCAGGGCCACTTTGCTTCTCGTGGTGTTCACACGCACAAAAGGCACGGGAGCGGGCAGCCGTTCTGCAGCGTCCTCCTCGGTGCCCTAAGGGCAGCGGCAGCACCCACAGAGCCCACTTCCCGCTCACAGAGGGAAAGGTGCCCGCGGCAAAACGAGCCCCAAAGGTTCTGCCACTGCCCTTGTCCTTCCTAGGGGCTCCGCTCCCACCGGCGCTTAGGACCTCGGCTCCCTGCGATACCAGGGTACGGCCAACAGCCGTTTTTCAGGGTTTGTTGCACTGAATTAGGTGAAACCTGATAAAACACCCGTGGCGCTGCCCTTTCCTTTGCCAGCGAAGACAGTAGATTCCAACTTCCCGGCGGGGCGGGATGCCTGGGGCAGGCggcagcagagccaggctgAACCGCAGTGCTCGGGACGGCCATCGCGTTCTCCGCGGTTTTGTTTTGACTGAGGAACAGCTGAGCCCGACTCCCCCCGTGCTCGGGGCTGATTGGCGGAAAGGAACACTTAGGGGCGAGGAAAGCCATCGCTGGAACTTCGTTCCTCCGCGGCCCCCGACGCCTTCTCCCTGGCGCTCTTCGCTGCTGGCCGCGTGCCCCGGGCTCCTCGGGTCACAGCTCGGGACCGACGGGCTCTGTTTGTACGTAACTGCGTTGGTACCGCCGCTAACGGTGCTCGCAGTGAGTCAGGGACTCCCACTCGTTAGGCGGACGGCTAATACCGAAGCTGGTGCAGTTCAGTCTGAATTCCGGAGCGCCCATCTTTCCCCAGAGCCGCGGTCTCGCTTCGCTGTACTTTCCCACCCGTTCTTCTTCCCAGCTCCGCGCGAGGCGGGTGTCGCTAGGCCGGGCTCTGGGCGTTGCTGAAGGCTCTGGCCGAGGAGGTTCACACTGCTAGTGCTGCCCGGGCCGCAGGGACGTGCGGCAGCCTTGGCTCGTGGGCTCCTTCCATGCCCGACCGGGCCGCGTTGTGTCCCGCGTGGAAAGAAAACCACACAGAGATCCAGAGAGAAGCGGAGTACGGCCTGCTGCCAGGGCCGCCTCCCCGGTAGGGTCGAGGAGCGCAGCGCTTCCCAGCAGGGGTGCATCGTGCCCCTCTGGCAGGCGTTCCCGTCGACGTGCATGATGAGGCCAAAAATGTACAAGTAGAGGGCGGGCTGCGAGGGAGCTCCTTGGGCCCGGAGCGACCGCGGATCTGCGTGACCCCACATCGGGGCTCAGCAGGAGGCGGCGTGGGAGCCCTCCGGCAGGGACGGCCCCGCGGCTCCCCACTCATGCTGAGACCGCGGCTCCGCGCCCCGGCTCTCCACAGGCAGCGTGAATTCCGAGTGCTCCGGGCGCGAGCCGAGCTCCCGGCGTGGGCTGCTCGCAGCCTTCAACCGATACCGAGCAGCTGCTGACGCACCTGAGCGGATTTCTTACACTGGGTGTTTCCACCGATCCCAAGCAAA
Above is a genomic segment from Meleagris gallopavo isolate NT-WF06-2002-E0010 breed Aviagen turkey brand Nicholas breeding stock chromosome 7, Turkey_5.1, whole genome shotgun sequence containing:
- the LOC100541203 gene encoding glutamate decarboxylase 1, whose amino-acid sequence is MLGSEKTLTCAPCNNDVGFLQRTNSLEDKGRIVGSLKERQSSKNLLACENSEREARFRRTETDFSNLYARDLLPAKNGEEQTMQFLLEVVDILLNYVRKTFDRSTKVLDFHHPHQLLEGMEGFNLELSDNPESLEQILVDCRDTLKYGVRTGHPRFFNQLSTGLDMIGLAGEWLTSTANTNMFTYEIAPVFVLMEQITLRKMREIIGWSNKDGDGIFSPGGAISNMYSIMAARYKYFPEVKTKGMAAVPKLVLFTSEHSHYSIKKAGAALGFGTDNVILIKCNERGKIIPADLEAKILEAKQKV